The Lutibacter sp. A64 genome segment ACCAATCCAATGCTCCCAGCCAGTATTCCAACCTTCAACCAAAACAGCTCCAATATTATTTTTTGCTGAAAAATCTATAAAAGCTTTTGCATTTTCTGTTGTTGCTCCGTGTTTTCCTGAAGCCATATCCCAACTCGATTTCCCTAAATGCATTTCCCACCAAATACCCGTATATTTTGTAGGTTTAAACCAAGAAACATCTCCTAACTTATTGGGTTCATTTAAATTTACAATTAAATTAGAAGCGATTAAGTCTTTTGCTTCTTCAGCAATTTGAATAGTTCTCCAAGGTGTATTAAAAGGTACTTTTTGTTTTACTTTATATGAAGTGTTTTCTGAACCAACCAATACACTCTTCATTGTAAAATTTTGAGGATTTACCTCTAATGTCATACCCGAATAATCTACCAAACTAGCTTCATGAAAACTTAAATGTAAGCCGCTTTCAGTTTTCATAGTTACTGGTGTATTTACGGCATTATTAGGAATTGCAGTTTGTGCTAAATTTTCGTGATTAGCAAATTTCTTGGCATCAATTTCACTAAATTTTGTAGTATTATACAAGTGTTCGTAAATATCCCAATCGCCTGGAATCCACCAAACTTTATGATTTCCTGTAAGATTAAATTCGGTATTTTCTTCGGTAATTAAAACTTCTGAAAGGTATTTTTGTTCTGGAAATTCATATCTAAAACCAACACCATCATTATACACTCTAAAAACAATGTTTAATTTTCTTTTTAATTTTGAAGATTCTTGTAACTCTATTTTTAACTGTTTGTAATTATTTACAACATCTAATTGCTCTCCCCAAGGCATTTGCCAAGTTTCATTAAAATTTGAACTTGTTGTATTTATAATTTCAAAATTATCTTTTAAAGCCATTTCTCTAGCAAAATCAAAGCCTAAAGTTGATGTTTTTATAACATCATTATTTTTATATAAAATTTTATAACTTGGTTCTCCTGTTTCAGATACTGAAAATTCAACTAGTATATTTTTATCTGGAGAACTAACAGTTGTTTGTTGTTTTTGCGAACACGAAAAAAGTGTGATACTTAACAATACAAGTGTAAATTTTAAATATTTCATTTTATTAAACTTTTTATTTTATCATTTTAAATATATAATCACTAGCGCTCATCTGCTTAGCTAATAACTAGCTATCGTTTGCAACGAGTGCTACCCATATTTCTTTATAACACTCATTGTAAACGAACCCCAACAATAGGGCTAGCTATCGTTTGTAACAAGTGCTATTCATATTTTTCTATAACACTCGTTGCAAACGAGCGCCAACAATGGTTACGTCATTCTAAACTTTTTCCTCTAACAATACTATTGTGTGTTCAGATTCAAAAGTTGCCAAACCATTAGTTACTTCTGTTGTTTTTCCAGAATATGCATCTTTAAGTATCGTTCCATCTTCAAACACCCCTTCTACTAAAATTTCTTTTTTACCAATTGGATGCTCTAAACCGACAATTACCTTATCTGTATAATCTTCATTCTTATACGTACGCATAAAAACATAAGGTGCTTCTGAAATCATTTTATGAACTCCTGCTCCAACACTTGGGTGTTTCGCTCTAAACTTTCCTAATTTTTGCCAATGCGTTAAAATCTCTTGAGTTTTTGCATCATTTTCAATTTTATCCCAATTCATTAATGATCGTAAGTTTGCATCTCCATTTGCTCCTTCTACAACTAATTCTCTAGCTATTTCATCTCCATAATATATTTGAGCAGCGCCAGGACATAATATTAATTTAGTAGCAGATTCAAAAGGTTTTGTACGCTCTTTATCAAATGGCTGCCCATCGTCATGAGAACTCACATAATTTAAAATACCAAAACCATCTAACTCATTATTTAGAATACTATCATACCTAGAAAACAATTCTTCATAAGTATTTTGCGCTGCATTCCACTTAAATTCAAAATTAATTTGACTAGAAAATTTATCATCAAAATAATTGACTTTTTTATCTCCAAAATCAAAATATTTACCACCTGAAATTCCATAATTATATATCTCACCTACTAAATAAAAGCTGTTATCGTCTAACACTTTTTCAGGGTTATTTTGTTTAAACTCGGCAAAAGCGACATCGCAAACCGATTTAAAATCTTGCCAAACATTTTCTTCTGTATGCTTCACCGTATCTGCTCTATAACCATCAATTCCAAATTCTGTAATATAATCTGAAAGCCATTTCATAATATAATATTTTGGAGCTCTCGGATATCCTGTTTTAGCAAAAAAAGCATCTAATTCTTTTACTTCTTGCTCGTAGCGTCCTTCAGCTTTCCACTTTTCAACCAACTGCTTTGGTAATTCAACATTTTCAGTACTTTCAGTTCTAATGTCTGGTAAATTTTTAACCAAAGTGCAGCTTACCGTAGACGCGTAATCTTCATAAGTACATTGTGGCTCTGTTCTTACCCAATTTTTAGGAAAAACAGCATCTTTTTCTGTAACAGGCCCTGTATGGTTGATTACAGCATCTAAAATTATTCGAATTCCGTTTTTATGAGCAATTGCAACCAACTTTTTTAAATCTTCTTTAGTTCCAAAATTTGGATCTAAAGCTGTCCAATCGCTAGCCCAATAACCGTGAAAGCCATAAGAAAGTCCCGTTCCTTCATCAACTGCTCCGTGAATTTGCTCAACAATTGGTGTCATCCAAATAGCATTTACACCTAAATCGTTAAAATAACCTGCTTCAATTTTTGCAATTACTCCTTTTATATCTCCTCCTTTAAAACCACGTAATTTTGCCGCTTTTTCAGTTCTTTCAAAATTAATATCGTTTGAAGGATCTCCATTGTTAAAACGATCTGTTAGCATAAAATAGATATTGGCATTTTCCCAAACAAAAGGAACAGCATTATCTGATATTTTTACTGTAGAATCTGTTTTTTCTTTACAACTAAATAATGTAATACATACGATTAAAAGAAAACTATATTTTTTCATTTCTAAAATTTTATTTTTAATTCAAATTCTTTTGAAGTATTCCAAGTTATAGGAATAATTACTGTATTATTTTTTGAATTATAACCACCGTTTTTTATACGTTTTTTACCTAACTTCACTTTTTTAGGAAATTTAGTAACGTTATGGATAATTAAATTTATATTTTTTATTGAAGTTTGAAATTCACTTCCTGTTTCTGCTTCAAAATCTATGTTAAACCAACGTTT includes the following:
- a CDS encoding alpha-amylase family glycosyl hydrolase: MKKYSFLLIVCITLFSCKEKTDSTVKISDNAVPFVWENANIYFMLTDRFNNGDPSNDINFERTEKAAKLRGFKGGDIKGVIAKIEAGYFNDLGVNAIWMTPIVEQIHGAVDEGTGLSYGFHGYWASDWTALDPNFGTKEDLKKLVAIAHKNGIRIILDAVINHTGPVTEKDAVFPKNWVRTEPQCTYEDYASTVSCTLVKNLPDIRTESTENVELPKQLVEKWKAEGRYEQEVKELDAFFAKTGYPRAPKYYIMKWLSDYITEFGIDGYRADTVKHTEENVWQDFKSVCDVAFAEFKQNNPEKVLDDNSFYLVGEIYNYGISGGKYFDFGDKKVNYFDDKFSSQINFEFKWNAAQNTYEELFSRYDSILNNELDGFGILNYVSSHDDGQPFDKERTKPFESATKLILCPGAAQIYYGDEIARELVVEGANGDANLRSLMNWDKIENDAKTQEILTHWQKLGKFRAKHPSVGAGVHKMISEAPYVFMRTYKNEDYTDKVIVGLEHPIGKKEILVEGVFEDGTILKDAYSGKTTEVTNGLATFESEHTIVLLEEKV
- a CDS encoding glycoside hydrolase family 97 protein, whose amino-acid sequence is MKYLKFTLVLLSITLFSCSQKQQTTVSSPDKNILVEFSVSETGEPSYKILYKNNDVIKTSTLGFDFAREMALKDNFEIINTTSSNFNETWQMPWGEQLDVVNNYKQLKIELQESSKLKRKLNIVFRVYNDGVGFRYEFPEQKYLSEVLITEENTEFNLTGNHKVWWIPGDWDIYEHLYNTTKFSEIDAKKFANHENLAQTAIPNNAVNTPVTMKTESGLHLSFHEASLVDYSGMTLEVNPQNFTMKSVLVGSENTSYKVKQKVPFNTPWRTIQIAEEAKDLIASNLIVNLNEPNKLGDVSWFKPTKYTGIWWEMHLGKSSWDMASGKHGATTENAKAFIDFSAKNNIGAVLVEGWNTGWEHWIGFEDREGVFDFVTPYSDYDLQEVVRYGKEKGVEIIMHHETSAATETYEKQQDTAYALMKSLGIHSVKTGYVGKILPKGEFHHGQYMVNQYNNAVIKAAKYQVAINAHEPIKATGLRRTYPNTISREGLRGQEFNAWASDGGNPPEHLPIVAFTRMLAGPIDYTPGIFDIKFNQWKEDNQVNTTIAQQLALYVVIYSPVQMAADLIENYEGNPALQFIKDVGVDWQETKVLNGEVGDFVTIARKERTSDNWFVGGITDENSREMTIDFSFLDKGIYEATIYEDGKNAHWNDNPTDLNIRKIEVTNQSKETLKLAAGGGFAISLIKK